Genomic segment of Ischnura elegans chromosome 12, ioIscEleg1.1, whole genome shotgun sequence:
AACTCCGTGATTTCTAACTGATGACTCATTTACGATCATCAATTTCTATTGTGCAGTACCGTTATTCTACCACATAGAGTTGAAAATTAGCTAAGAAAGCTATAAAAATCTCGGGTTTATCAGAACAATGTAGCTTAAATAAATGcctcgaaaaaaatctgtgggagaagcatgagcagaagaaaaaaacgatgaaaatcgCATCTGATtgtgagttggtgaaaatcgcaaTCAACACGAAATATGCGTACTCGTGGGAAAATCCCAGTATTCGTGTTATCGCATTTGCAACTTTTGCATTTCCGTAGTTATTGGTCTACTTTAATAcaatgaaactgaaaacaaatttcagtactatttggtcaatttttaCTCTAGTCTTCCTCACAAAGACAATTAATCAAGTGAAGTGTTCACGGTgcacatgggcatacccagcgaagggcaggaggaggcagctgccccccctcccctagaagcaaaaatcgcaaatgtcattaaggaaaataatattttttcaagtaaataattttaaaaactaataaagagctcttgcagtttccttaaaatgtaggtttcattcaacttttccatacttaaatcttaccaataacttgaacaaccatggcctaccccctcccccccccccccctagttttgatccagAGTATGCCCTTGACTGTGCACCTTTTCTTGCTCACTCTATAATATTAATGCTTGAACCATTGACATATGtaccttgaaatatttccttcatttggttttatcagaaattttgtactgttgaaattgtatttaatgttatttaaaatgcttaaagaagTATAAGAAATCGAGAAAGgtgcaccaaaaaaataaaacacctagaaaagagcaaaaattttaacattgtcataacaccgccaagattttctataacaccgaaatcacttggttttaaaacaatttttagcaaaaaataaaaccactttcacggatctCTAATGATCATTGCTTTAAAATATCACCCAACCCTTCTTCATTATCCCTCTTTACTAGCCCACCTCACCACAATGACAGTTCTCTTGTACTGACAACAGCCAGGTTTGCATTCCAGAGCAAGTACAGTTGTACTGGTTCCTCAGTGCTCTAAATCCAAtaagtttccattagaaataagTAAATCAAGGTATGTATATGTTCAGAAACTGGGCTGGTCTTACCTTGATTAGAGTACTTGGGGATATTTTTTGAGAAGACTTTAATCTCTACAATGGAGAGGcaagttatgcatttttattgtttcCCACCACTCCACATTCCCAGTAGCAGTACAAGGTGCAAGGActtatgcaaaattttcaaaccaaagACTGAGAGTAACATTCAAGGGTCAGTGGAACATATCACAACCTCAAATACgcctaaaaattttttttattggttaaagTGCTGAAAGGGATTCAAAATGCAAAGTTAATACCTCATTCGAAGACAAACTGGATACAAATTAAATCCCAAAATACTTAACTCCGTGACTGTCTATGTTTGGGTGCTTAACTGTACCAGGCCAACAaattttaagtaagaaaaattataaaacaagaaAGTGACATAGAAATTCAAGTAACAGTGctcatataaatgaaaagttgAACTTACCTGAGGGTTGCATTGTCCCATCAACTGCTCAGGGGCAGCATATAATTTGGTCCCTAGAGCATCGCAACACTTTCCAGAAGTTCCCTTCTTTTGATATCTATTCATAACAATGCAGCACTTGTAattatcattcttatttttccctttcttcaGGCAATGCCCTTCAAGTGATTTTCTAAAACACTGTTTTTTTCCATCAACAGATGTTTTGGGTAAATTTCCAGAGCAGGCTAATCCGAAGTCTCCAACGACAAGGCAAcatttgcttttaaaattttcatagccCGAAGCACCATCTTTCTTCGGAATGATAGGTAAACCTCTTGGGATGTACTTTAAAGCTTCAACAAATATGTTGGCGGGCTGAGGAAGGATTGACAGAACAATAAATATCTTGTATAAATGATAAATGGTGATGACTGAACCCTCTCAAAGTTCTGCTCCTAAGTCGTCTACCTTTTTTTTACCAAGATATTATACTCTGATTATAGTTTTGATACTTTTCTTAGCTGTGTagtgcagtggtgcagcgagggggggggggggtttgggggaaaaccccccccagagctcagagaaatttttaaatttaatccattttacttaattgaattgatattactaatagaatagtgtaaggattaataaaatagccctcagaaaaccgtaaaaactcaccattttgaaccatttatcttaaaattccgcagtttattgatctcgcacataccgcttattccataccccctcacaccccggtattagttgcacctgaacccccccccagccttaattcctagctgcgcccctagtgTAGTGTTCAAAAGTTGTAAACGATACCtttctattttgaaatgaaagggAATTACGTGCATTTTGCCTAATGCTAATGCAACATAATACATAATAAGGATGTTAGCAATGAAAGGCACTTCTTTacctccacaatttatttaaaaaattacaaccaGTTATGGCTGTTATGCCGTTATCAAgtacagcaaactcccgattatccggctgcagtttatccaggTTACAGATTATCCACgaatgattttcactctcgctcaattttttccgcgatctttataaaaaaaataaaatcagatgcaaaatcaccagaatgacCGCatattaatgctaggatacaccgggcttattatttccattagaatccccttcgtaaaacaagCGATTgtgcactagctgcattcatgggagcaccgtcTATTTttcaagcctcgcagtgcgcgacctcactccgtgatcacggatacacgtcccacaGCTGTTGCAACCAAGGCagcttgtgcgagacgcgactacgtggcgtggtgcctgaaagtgtagtttacgacgtcgagcagtggttttgaagcattaataatacaagtacaaccatgttattgccgttAAAAAGATCGCTagctggcgaagaaagctctcattgagtccgggaagccctcttaaataacagaatacctgcataaatactaatatatagtttttaggtaaattatgaacattgcaagacatttaagtgaaagtttgggttatccgtgttttccgattattcgtaccgtctctccccatcattagcccggatagtcgggagtgtactgtacataAATACCAAAAAAGTATGGTGTGAACAGGTTAATATTTGCTATGATGGTTattggtggggggaggggggggtttggagCTGGGATTGGTAATGGCAGGAGGTGAAAGGGTAGTAGAAAACAAAGATAAGTCAGTCGGGTTGTGGATGTGGGGGTTTTGGGAGGGtaatgagtaataagggggatgggttgggaaaggatACATCCTTCACAAGGTATCCATTTCTTGCAATCTCCCGAACTTTCAAggcatccatcctccttcctttcccgataaaatgcagtatttctgGTTTGAAGTTGCTTTGGTGCCCATCTCCAACAGGAAACTCTCCCCATCTCTCGCCCAGCACCTGTTGGAGATGGGGGACCAAAGCAACTTCTAACCAGAAATACTGCATTACCCTCCCGGGAAAGGAAGGACAGATGACATGGAAATTCTGGAGCAATATACGGAAACCTTCTGAATGATGTAGCCTTTCCCAATCCATTACCCTCCAAAAACCCTCACCCCCACAACCTGAATGGCaaactttatttcctccaccCCTCGCCCCTCCCCGCATTACCAATCCCAGCTCCAAACTCCCCCCTCCTGTAATAACCACCATAACATATATAAACCTGACACCACCATAACTTTTggtatttatgtacttgataatggcacaacagccaaaactggttgtaattttttaaataaattgtggaagtaatgAAGTGCCTTTCATTCCTATtgtggagcccttccaccacgtacaagcttcaagtttcaataTAATAATAAGGATGACAGAAAAAAGTCACTGGCTGCAATACTGTTTGCCTTCAGTCACATTGACAAGATTATCCCTAATTTCCTCTGCTCAGTGTTTAatgttaggaaaaatatttattttttctccaaagtTTGTGGATCATTTTTGTAGCGCAATCAGCATGTAAGAAGTTATGCTGAAATCAGCAAGAGTGGCTCCTTTCCTTCACTCAGACAAAACAGAGGGTGTTCATTGAGTTAAAGTTAGTTGGATATCAATAGACTGATAAGACGTAAACAAGTACAAAATGATATACAAATGAGACTGAATTATGACAAACTTTACAGTATTTCTATTTAAAGCTTAAATATTCCCCGAAGGGCCCAATAAATGTAAACACAAGGTGgcacaagaaataaatttgatatatgtagattcaaaattaagagaattatTAGTTCTGCGGACTTAGATCATAAAAAATACCTTGAGGTCATGATGAATGATTCCTCTCAAATGTATGTACTTCACTCCTTTAAGTAAACTTAAGAAAGCTTGAAGCGACTCAGCAACACAAGTATTTTCTAGTGCAGAAAAAAACCCTGGGTATGGCACAGGGATATTTTCACTAGACAAAGGAATGCTTTTTGCTTTCCTAGCCTCATCATTTCTGGCAAAAAATTCAGCATTTCTTCTATCTATCCATTCCGATAAGGTTTTTTCATAGAATTGCATttgtataaacaaaaaatatgataatgcaCATGGGCTGGAATTTTTGTGGATTCCCTGAAAATACATAAAAGATTTTAGCTGCTGATAAATTTAGTCTTAAAGCCATTTAGGCCTGATGATTCACCAAATGCAGTGTCATTTACAAGAATAAGCAGTCAGTTCCAGGTGAGTAACAGTTGCATTAACAAGGCTGCCTTAATTGAGTCTCCTGCTGTTTGTGAACAGCGGCGTGATAAGCAAAAAGAACTCGCCAAATGGCTGCAGTATTGACATATCTAGACTTTTAAACCAATagagagaaaaatttttaaaatcaactttGGCTAGGGAGGAGACAGATTTAATATGACATATCTGAAACAAAGCAACAATCACGAAAATGGATGCAACAAAAATTGCCAACCGAATCAAGGAAATTCAAGTAATCCTTCAACAATCGTAAGGCTACCATGCTACCATGTTTTAGGATCAAAAACATGTGTTGCAGGTGGATTTTATGCAGCAAAGGACAATGATAAATGTAGCTGCCCAGGTGAAACACTATGCCAATGCACCAATTTGTTCTGTCCACAGTACATACATGTGTGTGATGTATGGTTTTTGTGTGTCACTTGTTTTTGGTAATTTAAGTGTTGGGGACAAGGTGGCATTGTGTGTGTTCCCGGATATCTGGTGTATGGTGTACAGCCGTATGGCCGCGGTTGTATCGTtgcattgtgttaaataaatctGTGTAGAGTATCGCGTGTGTTTTCAATCCTCCAACCTTGGGTGTAACAAACACGACAATATGAAGGAGAAGTTATATTGTAAAACAATGTACATATGTGTTATAGATTATAACATTACATGATAAGCTCTTATGAttattaaaatagataaaaaattatatggaaaGAACATAACGATAAATGAGGATAATTAGAAATATTAGGTAATACACATTCATAATGCAGACACATAAAGGCacaaaattaagaagaaaattacagaaattacCTCAATGAAGCTATTCATATTTGGCTCGGGAGAGCAAGGTTTATTGAACTTGGAGGAGATATTTCTGCAGTCAGCTCCTTCATTTTCACAATCGGATATATAATTTTCCTTTGATTCACTGTATCCACTGAAATaatcaattgaattatttttaatcaatgttAGAGGAATTAATAGACCCACTTCCCACTTTTTTGCCCCAAATCTCCAACAAAAAGACACAGGAAGGGCTACATTTGAGTGTAAGTGACTTGCACTCAGTAGGCAACCTGAACATCTCCATGAGGAATAATTTACCATGTGGTGGACGCATTTATTTGCTATTTAATTGTTTTCAGAGATTATTTAAGATGTGGTTTTGTtgtaattttgataataattggAAGCCAGAGTATATTTCTATCATGTTCAGTTTGCAATCGACTGATTTTGAAGGAATGGTTGCAAGAATTCAAAGAGTGCATGTTGCAATCGTGAAAACTTTTTTGGTTGCAGTAAATCATCAGAATTTCCTCTCACAAAGTCCTTTTGCAACCACCTTGACACACTGCATATTGTAAACAGTCACGTTTCAATCATCACTTCCTTTTTATAACTATCCTCAATACCAAGGTACATCATATTTCCCATGTATGCCACTGCAGCAGACAACATGAATTTACGGAATCAAAACTTTTGGTTGCCTTTCCCTGTTATTTCAAACTTAGAGCGAATTTCTTCTTAACTAAGATAATTTGGATTATTATGTGGACTGATGTTTCTATTTAGGTGTAACAAAGTTAAAAAGTCAATTTGAGCACTATTTTTACTGGCCAAAGTGGTATGTTGACCTAGAAAATTACGTAGGAACAAGCATGCACAACATACATGCCAGAAGGCTAGAAGAAAGCTCCATTAACAATAGTTCCAtcaatgtataatattttttacctcATAAACATACATATATACTACTAGTGAACCTCTACTAGTTACTAGTTCAGGGAAGCGGTACACTTAGAAGGTGATGTGATGTGCTTCAAGATTTCCAGAAGCAATAGCTATTGAGGATATTTTCTCACCTACGATTATAGAAGTgttattgtaaaaattttgccGTATTGGTTTCCCACATGGCATTCAGCCGGATCATGGAACAACTTTCACCAGTGAGCtaacaacaaatattttgaaaaaaaaaaaatgcagaatCAGCATGGTATATTCATCTATCCAGCATCCTGATTCCAACCCATTGGAAAGAGTTAACTTAACACTAAAGAGCATCCATAGAAAATGTATATTTCGGAAATAAATGAGACAATCATCTGCCAGCAGCCTTATTTGCATTGAGGACCTCTACCCATTAAAGCCTTGGTTTTGCATCAACGGAGTTAGtgcaaaaaatactttataaATCAAGACAAGATTATCATATTAAACTAGATAAAATTTGCTGCAAATAAGATCCTCATCATTTTCTCCGTTTGAGTTGTACTGTATAAATTACAGAGGATGTCAAATTTACATTTAAACAGATAATATTTCAGTCATATTAAATTAATGGTTAATGTTGCATTAACGTATAAGTGACAGAAAAATACCGtatataacaaaagaaaatatctatcttaaGTGGTTAAATCACTGGGTCTGAATTGTGGGGATCCTGGTTCTCATTAAGCAGAAGGTAAATGATTATTCCATTGCAGAATTTTTCAACTCAGCTTACACTCGCAGATGACTCCAAAATTGTTTAATACTGAGCTAATATGAAGTATTTCATCCTCTAAGCATGACATTTCACATAGCAAATTAAACTTGCCTGTAACTTTTTGAACCATCCATGACTTTTAGAGAAGAACCAGAGGATGAATGTTCTCCATCAGAAGATGCTTCTCCGGTATTTATTTCTAACCATGCCGTCACATACCTCACAACATTTGGATGATTGAGAACTGCATGAATTCTGACTTCTTGCAATGAATTATCCACTTCAGGTCCCCTTGAATAGcacatgatataaaatatttgtttaaaggTTTTCACAGATTCTTTTATCAATTGCAGAAATGCTTACGGGACATCTGCATCTAGTTCATTTTGTAGAACTCTAATATTTCTCTTCTTGTTCTGGAAGCATCATCCATGGAAAGAGTTGCAGATTCTGCTCAATCTAACACAAATTATCAATGTCAATAGCAGCATTATTGGCCAACGTAGAAaatctcaaaaattaatttcttctgaCCCACATTTGCGTCGGCCCAAAAATGGATAAAGGGGAAATGGCATTAATGCTAGTACATATATTAGATCAAGCTAAAGCTGAGAAAAACCCATTTTCTTTTTGACATAATACAAGCAGCTAAACAAGAGCAATAAAATGAGGAAGATGCAGTGTCGGTAGCAGACCTGCTGGTGAGGCACCGAGGACAACTGTCCCTTTCGATCCCCACACAAAAATGATTATAATTAGAGATAGTCAAATAGTCGAATACCTTCAAATAGTCAAATCACCAAATACCTAGAATAATGAGCTTTTCACACTTTTCAATATTTGACGATACAAAGTTAGCAATTTCTCGAATTTCAAATACACAACACATATCGTCTGCGATTCCCTTTAATTCCATCGCCAATAGTGAAGTCATGCATGAAGAGTGTGGTacctggaaaaaaaattaggtaggTATTTGAATTCGATAATCGAATTCAAGAAAAATCCTATTCGATCaat
This window contains:
- the LOC124169713 gene encoding probable serine/threonine-protein kinase ifkB, whose amino-acid sequence is MDPKKHSPMPISTGNKKRKSDTFKLLGEDLDYDLPQKLKRTDKDTGDDGPSHPNVNRSGDLNDSKAGNLRYEAENAARNLSNSISFQSEESIPSDSECIPRRFGKDFKNVTFIGYGGFAKVYRATHKVDRTHYAVKKIFLWGPEVDNSLQEVRIHAVLNHPNVVRYVTAWLEINTGEASSDGEHSSSGSSLKVMDGSKSYSGYSESKENYISDCENEGADCRNISSKFNKPCSPEPNMNSFIEGIHKNSSPCALSYFLFIQMQFYEKTLSEWIDRRNAEFFARNDEARKAKSIPLSSENIPVPYPGFFSALENTCVAESLQAFLSLLKGVKYIHLRGIIHHDLKPANIFVEALKYIPRGLPIIPKKDGASGYENFKSKCCLVVGDFGLACSGNLPKTSVDGKKQCFRKSLEGHCLKKGKNKNDNYKCCIVMNRYQKKGTSGKCCDALGTKLYAAPEQLMGQCNPQSDLYSLGIILFEMLVPFKTFMERAAVLSSIRVQGKVTYTFKEQYPNLAMVINSLITKNPQGRLSIKYLKKKIQHILKEQKY